One part of the Rutidosis leptorrhynchoides isolate AG116_Rl617_1_P2 chromosome 1, CSIRO_AGI_Rlap_v1, whole genome shotgun sequence genome encodes these proteins:
- the LOC139848877 gene encoding uncharacterized protein gives MATNSTLNPLDADDVNSPNHPLFLHQQDHPGLILISKKLTAFENYSSWRRLIMIALNAKNKLKIVNGEFTETHIQLSHKALWDQLQEHYSQLDGHKIFQLTTEITELKQTYCTIEVYYQKLKGFWDELDALETPYTCICPCTCENGKVNGERDQMKRLMKFLMGLDECYSNVRGQILLMQPLPSVAKAYSMLRQEEKQREYVVTKPSISAILSAQSSNRSYSNNTSKWNSTKPTTPYTSARKSTFKKGIICGNCGFEGHTKEECYKLVGYPIGHPFHDKYKPPQRSQGYSKDMSKLLTW, from the exons ATGGCGACTAATTCAACACTAAATCCacttgatgctgatgatgtcaatTCTCCTAATCATCCGCTATTTCTTCATCAACAAGATCATCCTGGATTGATCCTCATCTCGAAGAAATTAACAGCTTTTGAAAACTACAGCTCATGGAGACGATTAATCATGATTGCTCTAAATGCAAAGAATAAACTCAAGATCGTCAATGGTGAATTCACTGAAACACACATTCAACTATCACACAAAGCACTTTGGGACC AATTGCAAGAACACTATTCTCAACTTGATGGCCACAAAATCTTTCAACTCACAACAGAGATAACTGAACTTAAACAAACATACTGCACAATAGAGGTATACTACCAAAAATTAAAAGGTTTTTGGGATGAACTAGATGCACTTGAAACTCCTTACACCTGCATTTGTCCATGTACATGTGAAAATGGCAAAGTAAATGGTGAAAGGGATCAAATGAAGCGACTTATGAAGTTTCTCATGGGTTTAGATGAATGTTACTCCAATGTTAGGGGTCAAATTCTCCTAATGCAGCCTCTTCCCTCTGTAGCCAAGGCATATAGCATGCTTAGACAAGAAGAAAAGCAAAGAGAGTATGTGGTTACCAAACCTTCTATCTCTGCTATACTTTCAGCCCAATCTTCCAACAGGAGCTACTCAAATAATACATCCAAATGGAATTCAACTAAACCAACCACCCCCTATACATCAGCAAGAAAGAGTACCTTTAAGAAAGGTATCATTTGTGGCAATTGTGGCTTTGAAGGGCACACCAAAGAGGAATGCTACAAGCTGGTTGGATATCCCATTGGACACCCTTTTCATGACAAGTACAAACCACCACAAAGATCACAAGGATACTCCAAGGACATGTCAAAGCTGTTAACATGGTGA